The DNA window gacactgaataatgactccagctcttttcTACAACTGACTCTGTAAGAATTAACTAATGTTGTTAATATAATACCATAAACATagttcatattattattataatagcTTTTTGTGTTCATagtaaagaaagagaaatgaagaagacTGTTTATCGGACTGAAGAAGGTGATACGTTCACCGCTACTGGGGAAGTAGTACTATGACACTGTAGTACTGTAGTACTGAGGCACTCTACTACTAAGGTACTGTGGTAGTGTGATACTGTAGTACTGTGGTACTGTAGTACTGAGGCACTCTACTACTAAGGTACTGTGGTAGTGTGATACTGTAGTACTGTGGTACTGTAGTACTGAGGCACTCTACTACTAAGGTACTGTGGTAGTGTGATACTGTAGtactgtaaacaaaaaacaaacatccaaaTCCAACACCAAATTCTTTTGACAAAGTATTTGTACAATGTCATTCATGACAAGGTACAAGGTATTTTACTTGAGTACTTTTTACTTCTCCTCCACTGTATCTAAGATGTATATTCTGTACTTTATACTGTGAAGTATTTTTACTTTAGTACTTTATCCACAAGTCAGTAGAACACAGAACCTCATTGGTGTCAGCTGactaacagcagcagctgtgtgtgtgtcagtgtgtgtgtgtgtatcagtgtgtgtgtttgagtctaCGGTGACAACTCGTTGTCCTTCACTCTCTTCCTCAAATAGATCCTCTGTCTATAAATCCAGAGCTGGATGTTCTTCTCTCTCAGTATGACTCAGTCAGTCCGTCACATTCTCATCTCATCAATGAGCTGAGCACATCACTGATCACGACTCCTGCTTCACAACTTACTGGACAACCACAATCAACAGGTATGAAATCTATTCAACGTGTCAGGTATTACAGCTTTGGCGTTTCTCTGAGAGAATGACCATCTGGTTCCTACCTGAGCTTCAGAGTAACTGCctgttcagaatcagaatcagaagccattaattaccacatatgttacacatagaggaatttgacttggtgaattggtgcaatataagaataaaataggatcaagtaaaataaaatcaaaatattcaagcaagaattaacaatataaacagataagTAAGTTAAAACACGTATGTATGTCCATATATTTCCATGCTGAGAGAAACCATTGTGCCAAATCTTTCCGGGATGAAGTATCTGGGTCAATGAGGGACTGGAAATTGGTTCATTTgctaatgggaaaaaaaaagtttttcccatTAGCCCAAAAAGTTTCTGTGGTGAGAGGTCTTGGGCCTGATGGaccgcagcctcctgccaggaggtgagaggggtcggctacaatctttcctGCCCGCCTCAGAATCCTGGAGGCAAACCAGTCCTGgtgagacggcagattgcagccgatcagcctctctgcagagcggaggacacgctgcagccggcccttgtccttggctgtggctgcagcgtaccagacgctgatggaggagcagaggatggactccatgatggccgtgtagaagtggatcatcaccgcctttggcaggttgaatttcttcagctgcctcaggaagaacaacctctgctgagccttcttggtgatggagctgatgttcagctcctacttgaggtcctgggtgatgatggaacCCAGAAAACGGTGGTACtgcgttcttcctgaaatccacaacgcGTATACTACCAGTTTAAGTACTTGTCGTACTACCTGTTCATGTGCTCTTCATACTAACTGTTCAGGTACTCTTTATACAACCGCTCtggtactacctgctcaggtactctgttctcaaCCTGTTCAGGTATTTTGTTCTCTTACAGGTACTCATCTGATCCAAGGAGACTGTCTAATTCGGCACACCTGGATGGGAGAGTATGGTAACATCTGGGCATTAATAACAACAGAGAAACATCTGGCCTGGAGTTTGAGGAGTAATCTGCTCAGGAGTAAGAAGGCGAGGAGGTGGCAGGTGGGGGGGTACATGGGAGGAGCCGTATGTAgacaggaggggaaggaggagaagaggaggagccaaGTGAGGGACGAAAGCCTGACGTCAACAGACAGAATCCGTTGTTTCACCTTCAGACAGTTTGGGTTCAACGTCTTGAGTTTGGCTCGCAGAGGAATAAAGGTAAAACAACCAAAAACTGTGATGTCATCCGTGACTGATTAGCTCCAGCCCTTTGAGTGTGTCACGAGGAACccaagattacattacatgtcataaagctgacgcttttacttaaagtgacttacaataagtgcattcaaccataaggacacaaactcagaagaacaagaaacaaaaaagtgaaatttcctcaaataagccaattcatAATTTGCTataatttgctatagataagtggtgttacaatgtaagtgctacaatttgttggtcttttagtcgaggtagagtctgaagaggtgtgtctttagtttgtggctctctgcggtcctgatgtcttcagagagctcgttccaccatttcggagcaaggacagcaaagagtggtgatctagtcgagtgttttacTCCTCAATGAGAgcatgtcgggttggaccatgtcctggatgaatgctggacccgatccattcacagcatggtacgtgagcatcaatgtttgaactggatgcggaaggccaccggtagccagtgaagagagcggagatGGGTTCTACAGCTTCTCTAGGAACATACAAGTAGAAGGGGCATATAGGGTTTCCTCAGCTTTCCCCAGGAGAAGAACCCTTGGTGGTTCTACACTTAGAATGAGTCCCTCTTCTCCTACAGGACCTTCCAGAGGAGCTATGGGAGCTGTCGGAGTTGGAGAAGCTGAATCTGTCTCTGAACAGACTGAAGGTTCTCCCTCCTCAGCTGGCTCTGCTCTCTAACCTGGTGGTTCTCAACCTGTGGGGTAACCAGGTAAACCTCCGTCAGAAGGTTATTACACATGAAAATAccagtaagtaagtaaataaagatatgaagaaggaagtgaagaATCACAGTAAAAAACGTACCTGAAGAGAGACTTGTTAGTAAAGGGGTTCCTCAGGGTTCTGTTCTGGGTCCATTAACAGCTGAACTATACATCAACACTCTTCTGAataacatgtatgtatgtacttaAGTTCACATTTGAGATACTTTCAATTTAAGTAGTCCAACACTGATTTGAGTAAAAGTGTTACTCCACTGACAAGGACAAACTAATCTTTATACAGTCTTAACAGGTTAAACTCTGTCAGAGACCCGCTGAGCAAGGCAGTGTCCCCCCACCCGACAGCTGGTCTGTCCTTTGGATGAATAAAGATCATAATCCCACTTTAATCCACCAGGATCCAGTTActctcctccgtcctctccttcACACTAAACACATTCATACTTTATTCATTGTGGTGTTTGACATGTTGAttatgtttattgttgttttttgttgtgtacAGCTTAGCCGCCTGCCGGCAGAGATCGGTCAGCTGAAGAGACTCAGGGTTTTGTTTGCCTACAGAAACCGACTGAGTGACGTTCCTGAGGAGCTGGGGGCCTGTACACAGCTGGAGGTGAATACTTCTGAGCTTTTTTAGTTCAGTCTTAAAAGGGCCCAGTGTCTGGGTCTACGGGGTCAGGGAGAGGGAAGTCCCGGTCTCCCTGTGTGGTGGCGCTGTGTGTGGAGCTTGGTGTTGGCGACCCGAAGGAGCGAGCTGCTTGTGGATCTGACAGTTCGGGTGGAGATCTGAGGAGTAATGAGTTCTTGTAGGTAGGGAGGTGCATGTCCATTGATGCATTGATGGGTGGGTATCGGGACTTCGTGGTAGATCTGGAatgagacaggaagccagtgtagtGAGAGTGGGATGGATGTTATGGTCTCATATTCCCTCTCATCAGGATCCTGGCAGCGGTGTTTGGAAACTACTGAGAGAACTACAGAGAATACTACTAAGAGTAGTACTGAGAATACATCTGGTAGTACTACTGACAATATTTTCACATTGATAACACATTGAAAACACACATAGACGACCTCTAAAGCCTCGGTACGAATGCTTGGACAGTCCGAATGCATCCGAACCTCTTCTGAGTCTCCATCATCTGAACTTCTATCTGTCAGGTTCTTAGCTTGAACAACAACCAGCTGTCTTCTCTTCCTGAGTCGCTCTCCAAGCTGACCCGCCTCAGGAAGCTCAACCTCAGCCAGAACCACATGGCCCTCCT is part of the Gasterosteus aculeatus chromosome 21, fGasAcu3.hap1.1, whole genome shotgun sequence genome and encodes:
- the LOC120812105 gene encoding uncharacterized protein LOC120812105 isoform X2 encodes the protein MGEYGNIWALITTEKHLAWSLRSNLLRSKKARRWQVGGYMGGAVCRQEGKEEKRRSQVRDESLTSTDRIRCFTFRQFGFNVLSLARRGIKDLPEELWELSELEKLNLSLNRLKVLPPQLALLSNLVVLNLWGNQLSRLPAEIGQLKRLRVLFAYRNRLSDVPEELGACTQLEVLSLNNNQLSSLPESLSKLTRLRKLNLSQNHMALLPGCIYNMKALVFLHLACNCLENLAENIQNLAELKILIVEGNSLHSLPKALCCLTRLELLNLDFNDIKDVPQELHQLSHLEKLACHPLDKGLHIVHNPLIKPVKEVLEGGGAQRPVQLPKGGLERRMGREDVLKCP
- the LOC120812105 gene encoding uncharacterized protein LOC120812105 isoform X1 produces the protein MELMFSSYLRSWVMMEPRKRWYCVLPEIHNAYTTSLSTCRTTCSCALHTNCSGTLYTTALVLPAQVLCSQPVQVFCSLTGTHLIQGDCLIRHTWMGEYGNIWALITTEKHLAWSLRSNLLRSKKARRWQVGGYMGGAVCRQEGKEEKRRSQVRDESLTSTDRIRCFTFRQFGFNVLSLARRGIKDLPEELWELSELEKLNLSLNRLKVLPPQLALLSNLVVLNLWGNQLSRLPAEIGQLKRLRVLFAYRNRLSDVPEELGACTQLEDPGSGVWKLLRELQRILLRVVLRIHLVLSLNNNQLSSLPESLSKLTRLRKLNLSQNHMALLPGCIYNMKALVFLHLACNCLENLAENIQNLAELKILIVEGNSLHSLPKALCCLTRLELLNLDFNDIKDVPQELHQLSHLEKLACHPLDKGLHIVHNPLIKPVKEVLEGGGAQRPVQLPKGGLERRMGREDVLKCP